The stretch of DNA gggatcgggtcctgcatggggctccctgcatggagcctgctcctccctcctcctgtgtttctgcctctctctctctctaggtctatcataaataaataaataaataaataaataaataaataaataaataaatctatctatcttaaaaaaaatatccatgcctggtgctttttttttaaattatattttttaacgGTCCTATTTTTCACGATGATCTCCACAATTGTCGCCATGCTCCTGCTGCAGGGCCAGGTGATGCAGGTTCGATCCACATCAGTGACATCCAGCCCCACTGGTGTGTGGATCTGTGAGCGCTGACAAATGCACACAGTCAGGGTGCAGTCACCTCACTCTGGGAGGCTTGCCCTGTGCCCCTCTGTGGCCAACCCCCCTGTCCCCGGCCTCCGGGGGCTGGTGATGGGTTTTCTGCCTTATAACTGtacctttcccagaatgtcatgCACATGGGACCACACAGCGTTTGTAGTCTGGGCTCCTCACTTAACACTGCATTTGAGGTTTATTCATATCACAGCCGCCCTGACTCACTCTTCCTTCCATTGCGTGGATGCACCACTGCttacttatcttttttctttttctttttttactttgaaggggtctttgttgttgttgtttttacgtGTCGCAGGGTGTGTGTGCTGCTGAAGGTTTTTTGGTGATTTTGCATAAAGTCAATCCACACGTTTGGATCTGGGTTTCTCTGTGGATGCAAACTTTCATCTCCCTCGTTCACGCGTTTGTCTCTGTTTAACTTTGTCCTCATCGGCTTTGGCTTTGTCAGGTTTTTACAGTACTGTTTTCATAGGTGTGCacgttttaatttgtattttcctaatgactgaTGACGTCGAGCACTTTGTCGTGTGCATGTTTGCCATTCGCGTGGCTCCTTTTGTAAAGCGTTTACatcttttcaggattttttttccattggaatcatttttattttcttatttttatttttttggaatcatttttaatatttaaatacaaaaagtgtgcggatccctgggtggctcagtgttttagcacctgtctttggtttgggacgtgatcctggagtcccgggatcgggtcccatattgagctccctgcatggagcctgcttctccctctgcctgtgtctctgcctctctctctttctgtgtctctcatgaataaataaataaaatatttttaaaaatacaaaaaatgagcccttactttttttcttttttagacagACAGGTCTCTCATAGccaaaatgggcagaggaaataAGCTGCTGCTCTGTCCTCCAGAGCCCCCATCCTGCAGCTGAAGCTGCTGGCCGGCCCCCCTCCTTTCCAACATAGAAAGTTCCAGTGGCTGCTTTACACCACGGCTGTAATGCatgatgtatttcttttttttttttttaatttttttatttatttacgatagtcacagagagagagagagaggggcagagacacaggcagagggagaagcgcagagggagaagcaggctccatgcaccgggagcccgacatgggacccgatcccgggtctccaggatcgcgccctgggccaaaggcaggcgccaaaccgctgcgccacccagggatcccgcatgaTGTATTTCATAGTGTGCATGTTCCTTCCCAACATCTCCATGCTTATAAACAAAAATGGTGTGGGGTACGTCCTTCCCAGTGGCATCAGTTCCTACACCCCAAGGGGATAGTGAGGTCCTCCAGTCGTAAGTGATTTAGGGAGAAAGGGGCGGGATGGCCAGAGCTGGAGCAACCGTCTGCCTTGCTGCACTCTGCTATCAGAGTGAGAACAGAAGAAATGGGACTGCGCGGAGGGCACAGTTGCAAGTTGGGAGTCCCCATGAGACACTGAGAATTCTCGCCACCAGGTTTACACAGATCAATGTgccaaagctaaaaaaaaaaaaaaaaaaaaaggaatccaaataatCAGCAAACACTATTGAATTTTCAAACTTGTCCCACCAAGACAAGTCATGTAGCAGTAGCAATCTAGATTTTTCCAggatttttctaccttttttggAAGGTAGAGCCACTGGCATTCCGGCtgagagccctgtgttgggccccCAAACTATCTGCCTCTGCTGCACTTATTGCTGCCACTCCACTTGCAACTTCTCAGTCTCAAAGACAACAGGAAGAACCGGGATCGTGAAGCAAGTGGTCCCAATCCACGAGGTTGCCCTGGAAAACCTGTACGTTGTTTGAGCCACAAAGAGGGAGACATCAAAAGTGGTGCCAGCTGCGGGCCGGACCCTCTCTGGAACATCTCCGTCAGACCCCACAGTCTCTCTGATGGGGTCTCATCTAGCTCCTCGCCGtcttcctcctgctgctcctcttcGGTCTTCTCGGCATTGCCTTTCGGAAGCAATTTGTCCGGGGACAGGGGTGTCCCAAGGCCACCAGCAGGCTGCAGGGGAACCCTCTTCAGGATTTTTTAgaagaagattttgtttatttatttgacagagagagagagagagagcatgagcaggggcaggggcagagggagcgggaaaagcaggctccccgctgagcagggagcccaaaacggGACTCAAATCCAGGACCCCGAGCTCATGATCTGAGTGAGCCGAAGGGTGACGCTTCACCCTCTGAGCCTCCCTTGGGACACCCCTTGGGATTTCTTtacttggatttttcttttctcattagagAAATTTGGGTAATTTCTTATATGTTCCGGGTATGAGCATATTGTCTCTTGCAGATGTCTTCTCCCAGCCTGCAGATTCCTGCTCTTCCACTGCCTTTTGGTGTTTTGGGATAAgcatgcttttaatttatttttgaaagattttatttggggatccctgggtggctcagtggtttagcgcctgcctttggcccaggactcaatcctggagtcccgggatcgattcctacgtcaggctcctggcatggagcctgcttctccctcctccactctgactcactctctctctctctctctctctgtctatcataaataaataaataaagtctttttaaaaaaataaattttatttatttattcatgagagacgcagagagagagagtgggagagacacaggcagaaggagaagcaggctccatgcagggagcccgatgtgggactcgatcctggtactccaggatcatgccctgggctgcaggcagcaccaaaccgctgaaccaccccgGGGTGCCTGCatgcttttaattttgacaaaatccatatatatatatatatatatatatatatatatatatatatttttttttttttttttttttttttacaaaaaaacttAATGAATCCTGCTATCTCGTGTCCAGCATTGGCCTGTaatatctttttcttccccttctccccttcaaATTCTGCTTCAGTCTCATAAGCAGCGTCCATCGGGATGTGTTTTATGTCCACCTTCCATGCTGGCGTCTTTGCCAGTAAGTTCGCTCACTTATTTTATTACCAATGTGCTCAGACCAATTCCCACCAccttagtttattatttttatattgttcaaCTACGACTgggtttttctacttttcttgcCTGTCCTCTAGAACAGATGCGCCGCAGGAAGGCAGGACCGAGTGTGACTGTCCTAGTTCCCTCACATGACGGTACCGTCTGGACTGCTGATCGTGACTCACTGTGGGTATATCTCCTCGTCTTTGATACTATCTTTCACAAAAGATAACAGTAACCCTTATCACGATACTTGATTTCTTTTGCTGAATATCTCTCTTGCGACATTTTCCTATAAGAGTTTTATCTCAACTGTTTCGAGGGCATCCAAGGCTGGCGTGCGTGGGCCCACCCGCGGATACACTGACCTGGCCCGGGAGCAGAGGCCTGCCCGGTGCTGACGACGGCTGCGCGGGGGCTCTTGCCAGCAGGGCGGGTGACCCCCGAAGCAGAGCCCGCGGCTCCCTCCAGGGCTGCACTGTCACCTGCTCACACTGAACCAGCCAGTGTGTACCCTGGGGTGCAAGCCGGCGGGCAAGGTGTGCTCTTCTCAGAAGAGGCCTCCATCCCAAGGGAAGGGCCCGGGCGCCGGCGGGCACCAGCCCCAAGGCCCTTGCGGGCGCCTCCTGCCCTGTGCTAGGGGctctgctaagcagagagccaggGCCTGGCCCATGACGACAGTGGCCGTCAGTCCCGCGCCCTCCCTGCGAGCCTGGGGCTCCCCAGCGCCTCACGCGTGCTTCTGGCCGTGGCCCTGCGTGTTCAGCTGCGCGCGGGCATAGaagcagcccccccccgcccccccacatcCTGGTCTCAGGCGGCCTCGGCTCTCACCCCTGCCTCTGCGCCGGGCGCCTCCCatcccctggcctccctcccgGGCTCGGCGGGGGTCATTGCTCCGTCCCTGGGACTCTGTGGGGTCCTCAGGGACTGGCGGAGGAGGTCTCAGACACAAGACACTGGCGGCTTGAGGACCCCGGGCGTGGACGCCGCTCACTTCCTGGTGCACATGAGGTGCACACTTCCTGGTGTACACGAGGGCCGGGGCAACGTCCGTGAGACAGCAAGCCCAGCGCAGGCACTGTCCGTGCATCCAACACAGCGGAACAGGTCCCCCAGGGGCCTCAGGGAGCTCGGCGTCCTGGCTCCACGGtgaccccccccccagccccgaggTGCTGAGGGGTGCTGCTCGGCTCAGAGCACCCCAAAGCCCACAGGGCCGCCCCAGCAACACTGGTCCCTTCTCTCCTACTCCTGCAGGCCACAAATCCGTGGTCGGAGCAGCCACGGCTGGCGCCACTGAGGCCTCTGCTGTGCCTGCGGACATTGCAACCTCCTGTGTCTCCCCTGTGTCCCCCCTGTGTGCTCCCTGCAGCTCCCTGCATCCCCTCTGCGTTCCCTCCTGCATCCCCCTTGCATTCCCCCTGCATCCCCCCTGTGTCCCCCCTGCATTCCCCTTGCGTTCCCCCTGCATCCCCCCAATATTCCCCCTGCATCCCCCTGTGTGCTCCCTATATCTGTCTTACATCCCGCCCTGCGTCCTCTTGGCTGGTCCCTCTGTGCCCATCTGTGTCCTCATGGCCTCTCCTGTAAGGACTCCAGTGGATTAAGACCTGCCCACGTGGCCCCATTTTACCTAAATCACCCCTTGAGAGACCCTGtgtccaaatacagtcatatctGAGGTGCGGGGGCGGGTCCTTGACATGTGCATTTAGGGGACACACTCAGGTCATGACGGGGTCCCTCCTAGTGGAACCCACAGGCCGCCGCCTCTTTGGGGAATTGGGAGAAGCACCTCCATCCCTCCTGAGTCTCATCCCGGAGGCCCAACCCTGTCCCCCAACATGTGGCAAGGCTGTGTGGATGTCGCCGGCCGCTGGTGTCCGGGCAGTGGGCACAGGGCGGTCAGGCGCCCAGAAGGCTGTGCCCAGGCGATCCCATGGCCGTCTTCCCGGACTCTCAGCCATCCCACCCACCCCATGTGGCCCCAGGTGTGTCCCGCTCCTGGAGCCATGGTCGGGGACACCCTGACCACACTGTCCCCTCAGCTCCTTGGGTGATGACGGAGGGCCCCAAGAAGGCCGAGTGCCCAGCATGCCCGGGACCTCTGGCGGCCCGGCCCACTCCCTTGGGGCCAAGACTGTCCTGGGGCCTGGAATGGAGCCTCCAGGAGCCGCCCCTTCACAGTCAGTAATGGTGAGTGCTGGGGCCATGGGGagaagcctggggagggggcatcAGCCCCGGAAGCGACTGAGGCCCCAGAGGCTGGACCGAGGGCTGGGGTGACCCCCTGGCTGAGATAAAAGTTCATCTGTGCCTCAGCCCGAAGGCCCTTCCGGCCCCTCCACCAGACTGCTCACTCTCCGCACGTCACGTTCGTGACTGTCCCTCCGGTGGGCAGAGGACCGCAAAGCTGTGCCCTGTCACCACCAGCCCCCACGGAAGGAGAAGGCTGCCCCCCACTTCCTGTGTTATGAGGATAAAGGAGGGCCCTGGGGGGACGGCCGGGGAAGGAAGCACCATGGACAAAGCCAGTGCTGGGACGGCCTGCACCTCACCAGGCCCCCTGCTGATGCTGTGGCTGCTGGTTCTGACTGCCCCCTGGCTGGGGGGTTCTGTGCCCGTGAGCCCCGGTGAGTCCCAATCCCTCCGATGTGCCCAGGGGGTGTGGGACTGCCCCTTAGGGAAGAGCTTCCATGGTCCCCCCCGAGCTCTGGGGAGGCCTGTCAACCTGTTTCTGCAGACCCCGGCCTGCGACGTGAGCGGGTGGGCATCGTGGGGGGCTGCAACGTGCCAGCCAGGAGGTACCCGTGGCAGGTCAGCCTGAGGTTCCACGGCATGGGTAGTGGCCAGTGGCAGCACATCTGCGGAGGCTCCCTCATCCACCCTCAGTGGGTGCTGACCGCGGCCCACTGCGTGGAGCTGTGAGTGGGGCCACCCCATCCCTGGGGCTTGGTGGGGAGCCGCGGGCGCGGGGCGTGCGTGGGCACGGGGTCCTCCTGCGGGAGGCCGCCTGCTGGGacccctccccaggcctgagAAGCCCCGGGGCCCCTCTCCCCCAGGGAGGGCTTGGAGGCTGCTACCCTCAGGGTCCAAGTAGGGCAGCTGAGACTCTACGACCATGACCAGCTGTGCAACGTGACCGAGATCATCCGCCACCCCAACTTCAACATGAGCTGGTATGGCTGGGACAGCGCGGACATCGCCCTGCTGAAGCTGGAGGCCCCCCTGACGCTCTCTGAGGACGTCAACCTGGTGTCCCTCCCATATCCCTCCCTGATTGTCCCCCCGGGGATGCTATGCTGGGTGACCGGCTGGGGAGACATTGCAGACCACAGTAGGTAtagggagaggcacagagggtgCGGGGCTGGGGTGGCTAGGCCCTTCCAGAGAGCGCCTCGCTGCATCGCCTCCCGGGACCCCCAGGGTCCGGTGTGATGCCAGGGTTTGGACAGGAAGTTTCTGGAACAGACCTGAGGAGCTGGGCACTTGCCCTGGTTTTGGTTCAGAGCCAGTGGTCGCCGCATGGACTCTGGCCACCAGGGTCTGAGGGCACATGGGGGTCGTCGTGTCATGAGGGGGATAAATCCAGGCTCGCTGAGTTTGGGGACCCACCAAGGTCCCGGGCTCCCCTGCTGCTGAGGCAGTTTCCCCGGGGAGCCTGTGGGTCCAGTCCGGGAGCCCAGACtctggggagggaggcctggtCCGGAGCTTGAGGTGTCCCGCGGCCGGGTCCCAGTGTGGTGCATGTGGGGAGATGCACCGGGTCTGCGCTAGGCCCCCGGGTCAGGGCTGGCAGTGGGGGGTGCTCTGTGCACCTGGTgacggggtgggggcggcccAGCACAACCTGGAAGGGGCATGTGTGGTGACGGGGACGAGAGGAGCCCCCGATGCTCACCCAGCGCCCCCCCCACAGCACCGCTGCCCCCACCCTACCACCTGCAGGAGGTGGAGGTCCCCATCGTGGGGAACAGGGAGTGTAATTGTCACTATCAGACCATTCTTGAGCGAGACGACGAGGTCATCAAGCAGGACATGCTGTGTGCCGGGAGCGAGGGCCACGACTCCTGCCAGGTGaggccccgggctgcccagccacGTCCTCCGTCCCCTTCTAGCCCAAGAGCGTGGGATCTGCCGGCCCCTCAGCCACAGGGCCATGGAAGCTCTAGCTGAGGGCCTCTTCGTCCCACAGATGGACTCTGGGGGCCCCCTCGTGTGCAGATGGAAGTGCACCTGGATCCAAGTGGG from Vulpes vulpes isolate BD-2025 chromosome 3, VulVul3, whole genome shotgun sequence encodes:
- the LOC112908975 gene encoding mastin yields the protein MDKASAGTACTSPGPLLMLWLLVLTAPWLGGSVPVSPDPGLRRERVGIVGGCNVPARRYPWQVSLRFHGMGSGQWQHICGGSLIHPQWVLTAAHCVELEGLEAATLRVQVGQLRLYDHDQLCNVTEIIRHPNFNMSWYGWDSADIALLKLEAPLTLSEDVNLVSLPYPSLIVPPGMLCWVTGWGDIADHTPLPPPYHLQEVEVPIVGNRECNCHYQTILERDDEVIKQDMLCAGSEGHDSCQMDSGGPLVCRWKCTWIQVGVVSWGYGCGYNNLPGVYARVTSYVSWIHQHVPLSPGP